The genome window CCCAATGGCCTGTGTGCGTTTGGAGTTCATGGCTTACAAGGGATTTTGAGCGTTTTGCCAACAATGATTTTATCAGAATGCATCCCGTTGAGGTCTTTTATGGCTTGAACGGAAGTTTGGTGCGCTTTAGCAATTTTGGCGAGGCTATCTCCATTTTTGACTTTATAAAAGGCGGTTTCTAAGCAGTCTGCTTTTCCTTGAAAGGCTTCTAAAAGTGAAGAGAGGGCATTTTGCATATTAGTTAGATTGCGATTTTGAAGGGCAATGGAACTTTCGAGCTCAGTGATTTTTTTTTGATAGGCTTTGATTGCGGCGCTTGTTTCATTGGCATGGGTGGAGAATTGTTTAAGATCGGCAATCAGTGCTTTGTTGGACTGCTCAAGTTGTGCGATGCGTAACTCTAAAGATTGGTTTTTTGTATTAAGGGACTCTTTTTGCTGCTCTTTGCTACTCCCCATCTCATCGCGAACCGCTTCAAGCATCACTTCAAAATTCAGCAAGCGTTCTTCAAACATTTTGATTTCAGACTTGCTGTTATTGAATTGATGCTGGAGGCGGCTGCATGTGCCTTGAAGATCATTGAGCGCAGCAGCCTGTTCCTTAGAAGCCTTACTGCTATAAGCTTCTATAAAAAAAGGCGCTTGAGCTAATAAAATAAAGGCTAGCAGTCGCTTAAAAATCATCTTTGATAGACTCGAAATTCAGCTCTTCTGTTTTGTGCCCATGCTTCATCATGGTGTTCGAAAATCACAGGACGTTCTTTACCATAGGAAATTGTAAATACACGATCTGGATTTGCTCCTTCGTTTATAAGCAAATTGCGTACAGAATTTGCCCTTTTAGCCCCTAATGTCAAGTTGTAAGCATCTGGACCTCTTTCGTCACAATGGCCTGCAACAAAAAGATAGGTTTGAGGGTGTCTTTTGAGATATTGAGCTATTTTGCGGATTGTGGATAAATCTTCATCATCTTGGACAAGATTGCTATTGTAGGCAAAATGGATTGTGCGAAAGACGGCTGCAAGTTGAGGGTCCATTGCTGGATCTTTAAAAGCCTCAATTCCTGGGAGAGCGCTATTAGGATCACCCGGAATATCCCTTGGCTGGGGAGCCCGGTAGTCACCCATCGAGGGGTTTTCATTATAAACATCTGTAATAGGAATGTAGTCACTTTCGCTCATGTAGTTATCCTGAGGCATAAATTCTTCTCTGGCGCAGACTGCGCGAGAATCCCCGTGTTTCCCCCCTAATGAACGCATGCCGCGGTACATGTGGCGTTGTGCCGTTTGTGTGTCTTCCCAAACCTCGTTTCCTGAACGGTTACAACTTGATAAGGCTCCCGCTAAGGCGACAACGATTAATAGAAAAATTCTGTTGCTCATATTCCCTACCCTCTCCTTGAATTCAACAAGCATGCTAACAAAATTTACATGGCAAGTCCACAGAAAATCCAACGAAAAAGAAGGTTCTTTGTAAAGGAGCTAACGTGAGAAATGGGTTTGATGGGTGGATTAGGCTTACACTGCTTTAACCTAAAAATACTAAAGGCCAAACTCTCACGGCTTGGCCTTTAGTATCTATTCTTTTACTCTCCCAGCCCGATAACCCGTAAACGTTAAGGTTACAGGGCAGAGAATGGATCGGAATTTAAGGAGTAATTACTTTAATTTTTTTATGAAAACGTGTGTCAGCATACAAATCAAAACCCATTTTAAAGAGGTTAATTGCAAACAATATTGTTAAAATGCCAAGACCACTGATGGCTAAAGGAGCAAATAGTGGGCTAAAGAGAAAGAGTGCAGTGGCAATAAGACCTAACTTAGTTGTTAAAATACTCAAAACGCTTGAAAATTGTTTGTATTGAATCCGTGTTTTTAATGCCTCAAAAATTTGATCCATGCGCTTATTGTACCCTGCCTTATCCCCATTATACTCAGAAGGGCGTCTAGCGTTATAAACACTTGTGATCTTTTTTTGGAGTAATTTAGTATCAACGCTGCAGTGGTTCTCTAAGAAATAATTTTGTTTTTTGAGAACACGGCAAGCACCCTTATAATCCGGTGTTTCCGGTGTATTAGGTTTTAGATACTTGTCTAATTTTTTAACCGTTTTCGAACTAAAATAAAGGCTTCTTGCATTCATTAAGATAGAGACAGATGAAAGGATAGTGCAGCCCACGCTGAGGGGCGTTGCCCAGCTCATAGCAGAAGCTCCAAGTGCGCCAAGCTCTACAAAAACGGTGGCAAGGGTGGAGGCTGCGTCACCTACATCGCTGATTCCACCAAGAACTCCTAAATACGCATCAATTTTAGCTTCTCCTTGATTAGCAAAAAAGTCATGGCAACTCATTACGAGATTCTGCGCATCAAAAGGTAGGGAGAAGATACGGGTGAGTTCTGTTGCTGCAAAAGCTTTTGAAGCCCGAATAAGTGTGCCGAAGTAGGGGGTTACCAGTCCATACACGGCACGAGCTTCGCCACCGATCGTGTTCACCCATGATAAAGCATCTCCACTTAGGATAAAGTTACGAGTTTTTTTTAATACCTTGGCACAAGAATGGCTCTTTTTTGTTTTTAAATTTTTTATAAAAAGCCCAGAATCGATTCTGGGAAGTTCCCATGGAATGGATGTTATTTCTGGTTTGTCATCCTTAGACCGAGAGACAATATTATAGAGATCGATAAAGCTTCTTTTAGGGCCATTAGAATAATCTGAGAGACTTGAAGCTAACCTTGAAAGTGATGCTGAAGACATATTTTTCCCCAAAAAAATTAATGATAGAGATCTTACTTTTAGATACTCACGCGGTGAAATCGAATAACAACTTACAGAAGAGATCGCTTATAGGCAAGGAATTATTTATTTTTTTCGTGGTTCCCAGGAAGGGAATCGTTTGTCGCCTTTTCCGCTAGTAATTTTAATCGCCTTTTTGTCATTCAGATTCAAAATATAAACATCTGCTTGGCCATCTTCTTGTAAAGAGTTAAAGGCAATATGCAGGCTGTTTGGAGCAAAGGTGGGATTTTCTTTGTGAAAAGCGCCGTCTGTCAATTGTTGCTCGCGCCCTGTTTCGAATTCATAAACCCAAATTTGACGTACTCCTTTAGTGAGGGCCGAATAGGCGATTTTTTTTCCATCAGGAGACCAACATGGAGATGTATTTTCGCGATTTTGTTTTGTTAGTAAAGTCGCTTTTAGGTTTTTGGCATTGTCGTTTTTGGGGAGAACAAGAGTGTAGATACGTGGAGCGCCATCTTTATTTGATACAAAAGCGAGCTTTGCCCCATCAGGGCTAAACGTGGGTGTAGCTTGCGTTCCATAAGCCGCGGTGAAAAGCTGGATCGGTTTCCCAACTGGCCCTTTTTCAGGGTCTAATGCTTGGATAAAAAGATCAGGGTTTCCTGTTACATCGCAAATAAAAGCAAGTTTGTCTCTCGCCGGAGCAATCGCCGGCATAAATTGATTGCCTTTTAACAAGCTAAATCGTGTTATTTGACCATTTGCAAGATTGCCAAAATAAATTTTTGGCTGGCCTGACTTGTAGGAAACAAAGGCAAAGTCGCGGGAGGGGCTCCCTTCTTTCGATGGGAAGTAGCAGGGCGATACACAGAGTGCTTGTTGCTCTGTCACTACTTGAGCATTACCGCCATCATAGTCAGCTTCTACTACTTCTGAAGTGCTTTTCCCGGTACGCGGATCCTTGACTTTAATGGTATAGAGCAATTTTGTTTGTGCAATCCCTTCTTGGTTAAACAGCGCTTTAAAGATTAAATCAGCTAAAAGGTGCATTTTCTTGCGATCCTCTATAAAACTGCCCGATAGGGGGAGCCCTTCTATTTTTTTTATGCTATCTGTATTTGCTAAAAATAATTTTGCTCCGAGCTGCCCATTGGAAATTTGCGTTTTAATGGCGTAATAAACACGGTGTTGCTTCCACGCTGAAGCTTTTTCTGGATGCTGGAAGTTAATTGAAGCATCGAGCTTTGCCATCTCTTTGGTCGGTTTGACAACATAGGTCATGCCATTAAAGTTTAAGTCATTGCGTAGAATACTTTCTAATTTTTTGAGATATTCGGAACTAAAGCCGGACTGCACATCTTGTAAAGGAGAAAGATAAAGAGGAAGCAGTTGATTTTCTGTTGTTAAATTGACGATAATCGGGTCATTTTCTGATGCATGAGAAAAGCCTATAACAGTCAAAATAAAAAACATGCAAAGTTGAAAAAATGCTGTTGCCATCTTACGTTCCTATCATAGTAATGGTAAAGGTGTAGTTTTCTACGTTACCAAACTGTTTTCCTAAACAAGGCATTGTATGCCGAAGCAGAGTTTTTTCAACATATTTTCTATTTAAAGAGCTTTCCGAGGAAAGAATTTCCAATTTTTTTATTGTGCCGTTTTTTTCAATAGTGAGCTTTACATTAATTTCACCCATTTCGGGTAACCGAAGCAGCAGTTTTAAACGACTAGCAAGTTCTTCACGATAAAAAATCTCATTTTCTGAGAGTGATTCTGAAGTTAAAGAGACGCTTACGCTTTGCAAAGTTCCGATTTGGCTAACGGTCGGGATACTGTCGGAGGGCTCCTTGGAGCTGGTTATTTTTTTGCCCGTCTCAACTTTTCCAAGGCTAGCTTGGGCCTTAGCTAGCAATTGCTGCTTTAGGGATGAAGTTTGTGTTGGAGGAAAAGAGGGGGTTGGCCTTGCCGGCTTTTCGGAGGAGGATTGTTTTTTTGGTGTTTTAACGGGTTTTTTTTCTTCCTTTTTGGGAAGGATTTTAGGTTTTGGCTTTGGTTGCGTCTTAGGCGCACTCTGCTGCAGTTTTTCTGTGGGCTTAACCTCAGTTTCTTTTGCTGTTTGAGGTAAAGAAATAGAGGGGGTTTCTGCTACTTCAGGCTTATTTTGGCTCGTTTCCTGCTTTAGAACCGGGGGCGAAGCAGGCGCTTCTCTTGGTTTTAAACGAATTGTAGTGACAGCGAGTTTGGTTTTTAACGGCATTTGGAGGGGACTTGAGAGACTAAAAAAGTAGAGGAAAAGGGCGTGTACAGTAAAAACAATTCCGCAACAAACAGCTAAGGGGAAATTTATGGGTTTCATTTAAGGATTTATTAACTGGGTTTCAAGATTAAATCCATCTCTTCAAAGCCTGAGACTTCCAAGGCTGTTTTCACCTCTTGGTAGGTTCCAAAAAAAGCTTTTTTATCATGAAAGAGCTGCGGTTTTGCACTTGGATAAGCTTTTTTAAGTTCGATAAGCCGATCTGTGAATTGCGCTGGGATTGTCACGGCTTGATTGATTCTGACAGAATTATCGCTTCGCACTTCAATGATTACAGGGCTTTTCTGATTCACACTAGAAACTTCTTTAGCAGCAGGTGAGGATCTAG of Chlamydiales bacterium STE3 contains these proteins:
- a CDS encoding Uncharacterized protein (Product derived from UniProtKB/Trembl:F8KUZ5), whose protein sequence is MIFKRLLAFILLAQAPFFIEAYSSKASKEQAAALNDLQGTCSRLQHQFNNSKSEIKMFEERLLNFEVMLEAVRDEMGSSKEQQKESLNTKNQSLELRIAQLEQSNKALIADLKQFSTHANETSAAIKAYQKKITELESSIALQNRNLTNMQNALSSLLEAFQGKADCLETAFYKVKNGDSLAKIAKAHQTSVQAIKDLNGMHSDKIIVGKTLKIPCKP
- a CDS encoding putative peptidoglycan-associated lipoprotein (Pal) (Product derived from UniProtKB/Trembl:Q6MA24;Gene name derived from UniProtKB/Trembl:Q6MA24); its protein translation is MSNRIFLLIVVALAGALSSCNRSGNEVWEDTQTAQRHMYRGMRSLGGKHGDSRAVCAREEFMPQDNYMSESDYIPITDVYNENPSMGDYRAPQPRDIPGDPNSALPGIEAFKDPAMDPQLAAVFRTIHFAYNSNLVQDDEDLSTIRKIAQYLKRHPQTYLFVAGHCDERGPDAYNLTLGAKRANSVRNLLINEGANPDRVFTISYGKERPVIFEHHDEAWAQNRRAEFRVYQR
- a CDS encoding Protein TolB (Product derived from UniProtKB/Swiss-Prot:Q6MA25;Gene name derived from UniProtKB/Swiss-Prot:Q6MA25) — its product is MATAFFQLCMFFILTVIGFSHASENDPIIVNLTTENQLLPLYLSPLQDVQSGFSSEYLKKLESILRNDLNFNGMTYVVKPTKEMAKLDASINFQHPEKASAWKQHRVYYAIKTQISNGQLGAKLFLANTDSIKKIEGLPLSGSFIEDRKKMHLLADLIFKALFNQEGIAQTKLLYTIKVKDPRTGKSTSEVVEADYDGGNAQVVTEQQALCVSPCYFPSKEGSPSRDFAFVSYKSGQPKIYFGNLANGQITRFSLLKGNQFMPAIAPARDKLAFICDVTGNPDLFIQALDPEKGPVGKPIQLFTAAYGTQATPTFSPDGAKLAFVSNKDGAPRIYTLVLPKNDNAKNLKATLLTKQNRENTSPCWSPDGKKIAYSALTKGVRQIWVYEFETGREQQLTDGAFHKENPTFAPNSLHIAFNSLQEDGQADVYILNLNDKKAIKITSGKGDKRFPSWEPRKK
- a CDS encoding Uncharacterized protein (Product derived from UniProtKB/Trembl:F8KVG0), with amino-acid sequence MRFFQRRVIEEEPSINLTPLIDVVFVILIMFIVIAPLLEMEKIELPRSSPAAKEVSSVNQKSPVIIEVRSDNSVRINQAVTIPAQFTDRLIELKKAYPSAKPQLFHDKKAFFGTYQEVKTALEVSGFEEMDLILKPS